A genome region from Aurantiacibacter sp. MUD61 includes the following:
- the kynB gene encoding arylformamidase, translated as MSDARIWDISQRLSSNTPLWPGEPELKVSRHASISPECPVNIGAISLPLHSGTHADAPLHYSNDGVASADSPLEPYVGRCMVVDARASGARIEMQDCDWSVIEGEKRVLFRTYENFPHDAWDKNFTAVAPDVIARLRDAGALLIGIDTPSLDPQNSKTMDAHQEVLEGDMRILEGLVLDHVAPGAYELIALPLAIEGADASPVRAILRELP; from the coding sequence ATGAGCGACGCGCGCATCTGGGACATCTCGCAGCGCCTCAGCAGCAACACTCCGCTGTGGCCCGGTGAGCCGGAGCTGAAAGTCAGCCGCCACGCGAGCATTTCGCCTGAATGTCCGGTCAATATCGGGGCAATTTCCTTGCCCCTGCATTCGGGCACCCATGCCGATGCGCCGCTGCATTACAGCAATGATGGCGTGGCGAGCGCGGACAGTCCGCTGGAGCCTTATGTGGGGCGCTGCATGGTGGTCGATGCACGGGCGAGCGGTGCGCGGATCGAAATGCAGGATTGCGACTGGAGCGTGATCGAAGGAGAGAAGCGCGTTCTTTTCCGCACCTATGAAAACTTCCCGCACGATGCGTGGGACAAAAATTTCACCGCCGTCGCTCCCGATGTGATTGCCCGCCTGCGCGATGCCGGCGCGCTGCTGATTGGGATCGATACACCTTCGCTCGATCCGCAGAACTCAAAAACGATGGATGCGCATCAAGAGGTGCTGGAAGGCGACATGCGTATCCTCGAAGGGCTTGTGCTCGACCATGTTGCACCGGGCGCCTACGAGCTGATCGCGCTTCCACTTGCCATCGAAGGTGCCGATGCCAGCCCGGTGCGCGCTATCCTGAGGGAATTGCCATAA